In Drosophila pseudoobscura strain MV-25-SWS-2005 chromosome 4, UCI_Dpse_MV25, whole genome shotgun sequence, the following proteins share a genomic window:
- the LOC4818083 gene encoding uncharacterized protein, with product MLKYLSAICLLVLMPILALQNGLHHDPPMFPVPGDTHIRKAQSLVQRYTNNNYVQVFCWKGEPFSFLTIFNSNCLHLEIEEGAEYSQYMEETDHKIHLAREHQQEWAEGKAVTAKDKYINLRANKPICYGIYTDHGFKLTLETTNTDKWRVTKFCLGFLLWRAAPRVGASRRLLYGLAAFLGLQLGTWITIYDTGHLRLLREGSLSTALHEVFYERPSMLVRAFCACWCALCLVFQRLDNRQTGRLNRFILRGIACWSIFSASDHQSIGFFCLACIFLHPIIRAMLRAKTPAGQENYQQQYAQRLQQQANLLAEDSFRWAIPRSASFGAGAQTFSGAIQTRISASQGTGQEPLMYHTSGDSIVFGGRFVPTDPPPPPAVD from the exons atgttgaaatatCTATCTGCTATTTGCCTTTTGGTTTTGATGCCGATCCTGGCGCTACAAAATGGCCTCCACCATGATCCACCGATGTTTCCTGTACCTGGAGACACACACATCCGGAAGGCACAGAGCCTGGTGCAGCGGtacaccaacaacaattacGTCCAAGTGTTTTGTTGGAAAGGGGAGCCATTTTCCTTTTTGACGATTTTCAACAGCAATTGCCTCCATTTGGAAATCGAAGAAGGAGCGGAGTACAGTCAGTACATGGAGGAGACAGACCATAAGATCCACCTGGCCCGTGAGCATCAACAGGAGTGGGCCGAGGGCAAGGCCGTGACGGCCAAGGATAAGTACATCAATTTGAGGGCCAATAAGCCTATCTGCTATGGGATCTACACGGACCACGGCTTCAAACTGACTCTGGAGACCACCAACACCGACAAGTGGCGGGTGACAAAGTTCTGCCTGGGTTTCCTCCTGTGGCGGGCTGCGCCACGCGTCGGGGCCTCTCGCCGTTTGCTGTACGGCCTGGCGGCATTCCTGGGGCTCCAACTGGGCACCTGGATAACGATTTACGATACTGGACATCTCCGGCTGTTGCGCGAGGGATCCCTGTCGACGGCGTTGCACGAGGTCTTCTACGAGCGGCCCAGCATGTTGGTGCGGGCTTTCTGTGCCTGCTGGTGTGCCCTCTGTTTGGTCTTCCAGCGGCTAGATAATCGCCAAACTGGTCGCCTCAATCGTTTCATTCTCAGAGGCATCGCCTGTTGGTCGATCTTCAGTGCCTCGGATCACCAGTCAATCGGCTTCTTCTGTCTTGCCTGCATCTTTCTCCATCCCATAATCCGTGCGATGCTCCGTGCCAAGACTCCGGCTGGGCAGGAAAACTACCAACAGCAGTATGCCCAGCGactccagcagcaggccaACTTATTGGCTGAAGACTCCTTTCGTTGGGCTATTCCGAGGTCCGCCAGCTTCGGGGCAGGTGCCCAGACATTCTCGGGTGCAATCCAGACAAGGATTTCCGCTTCTCAAG GGACTGGACAGGAGCCACTGATGTATCACACCAGCGGGGATTCGATCGTCTTCGGGGGACGCTTTGTCCCCACCGATCCCCCACCGCCGCCTGCGGTGGACTAA